A single genomic interval of Megalobrama amblycephala isolate DHTTF-2021 linkage group LG17, ASM1881202v1, whole genome shotgun sequence harbors:
- the LOC125250984 gene encoding uncharacterized protein LOC125250984, producing the protein MSVVNDVESLGVMREDGEGGVRLSVGCNHVNYLDDCDDFDLFKPLEHKVVPCITIIVTDDSENANADWRRFFQAYNQLKVLTECSSEYDTSVSDLLSALNSVSGLKNVDLIFRFMTVDGASRVLDLIQMKPSLSAFYFLAVKQPETSKANLKKGYRNEFSSILKMSESEEDSDSDRSNDFCWQSARQMSGDSDEDCLPSPLSDCSHEIIDSDQLDNVERILCSEIRMWKYLPGQYSLFLKRNGSSPSTQSLFSQIELILSENSGETSSDWKTFLQAYNRCKGISISSPAFDESVDALLLSLHSVSGLKKVQLTTDSLTENWAPKILSLCHTCPSLHTVCLQVEYDKRYSVLNVCSSLSITKNITDTTWTVDIRLARNSKNEVSPSFISFTSPCSEIPKLNELFETLDILKDLEESCSEHEELVSDLMSSFLCVSGLRRIGLEIRSLTENWVKWILSLAEVCPSLQEIRYDCIESCGLLLEDVVRILQSSQIDSDCRIIITGMKRGKTTDGHTEIMMDTSRSPSACDEKVKVTFCRNSQTRLFTIDGIETEDKDPEDFILEDEDFIIF; encoded by the exons ATGTCTGTTGTTAATGATGTGGAGAGTCTGGGTGTGATGAGAGAAGATGGAGAAGGTGGAGTGAG GCTGTCTGTCGGCTGTAACCATGTGAATTATTTAGATGACTGTGATGATTTCGACCTCTTTAAACCTCTGGAGCACAAAGTGGTTCCCTGCATCACCATCATAGTGACTGATGACTCTGAGAATGCAAATGCTGACTGGAGGAGATTCTTTCAGGCCTACAACCAGCTGAAAGTCTTGACTGAGTG TTCATCAGAGTACGATACGAGTGTGAGTGATCTACTCTCTGCCCTGAACTCGGTCTCTGGTCTGAAGAACGTGGATCTTATCTTCAGATTCATGACAGTGGATGGAGCGTCCAGAGTCCTGGATCTCATTCAGATGAAACCCAGTCTGAGTGCATTTTA TTTTTTGGCAGTCAAGCAACCTGAGACAAGTAAAGCGAACCTCAAGAAAGGCTACAGGAATGAATTCTCCAG TATCCTTAAGATGAGTGAGAGTGAAGAGGACAGTGATTCAGACAGATCAAATGACTTTTG CTGGCAGTCTGCAAGACAGATGTCAGGTGACAGTGATGAAGATTGCTTGCCCTCGCCTCTCAGTGACTGCAGCCATGAAATCAT TGATTCTGATCAGCTGGACAACGTGGAGCGTATTCTTTGCTCAGAAATCAGGATGTGGAAATATTTACCTGGACAATACAG CTTGTTTTTGAAGCGCAATGGCTCCAGTCCCAGCACACAGTCACTGTTCTCACAGATAGAGCTCATCCTGTCTGAAAACTCAGGAGAAACTAGCAGTGACTGGAAAACCTTTCTACAAGCATATAACCGATGCAAAGGGATCTCTATAAG CAGTCCTGCATTTGACGAGAGTGTGGATGCTCTCCTGTTGTCCCTGCACTCTGTGTCTGGTCTGAAAAAGGTGCAGTTGACAACAGACAGCCTGACTGAGAACTGGGCACCAAAGATCCTCTCCCTGTGTCATACATGTCCCAGCCTTCACACCGTCTG TTTGCAGGTGGAGTACGACAAGAGATACAGTGTGCTTAATGTGTGTTCCTCTCTCAGCATCACCAAAAACATCACAGACACTAC CTGGACAGTTGACATTCGTTTGGCCCGTAATAGCAAGAATGAAGTATCCCcatcattcatttcattcaCATCACCATGTTCAGAGATTCCTAAACTCAATGAACTCTTTGAAACACTTGACATTCTTAAAGATTTAGAAGAAAG CTGTTCAGAGCATGAAGAGCTTGTGAGCGATTTGATGTCCAGCTTTCTCTGTGTTTCTGGTCTGCGGAGAATCGGACTTGAGATCAGAAGTTTAACGGAGAACTGGGTGAAGTGGATTCTGTCCTTAGCCGAAGTCTGTCCCAGTCTTCAGGAGATCAG ATATGACTGCATAGAAAGTTGTGGCTTGTTGTTGGAGGACGTTGTGAGGATCCTGCAGAGCTCTCAGATAGATTCAGATTGCAGGATTATCATCACAGG GATGAAGCGTGGTAAAACGACAGATGGGCACACTGAAATCATGATGGACACATCCAGATCACCATCAGCCTGCGATGAGAAAGTGAAGGTCACCTTCTGTAGGAACTCTCAAACAAGACTATTCACAATAGATGGCATTGAGACAGAAGACAAGGACCCTGAAGACTTCATCCTTGAGGATGAAGACTTTATCATTTTTTAG